From Labrus bergylta chromosome 22, fLabBer1.1, whole genome shotgun sequence, one genomic window encodes:
- the LOC110002993 gene encoding E3 ubiquitin-protein ligase TRIM39, with protein sequence MSLHGSFLSDEQFQCSICLDVFVNPSSTPCGHSFCMACISRYWDGSKVCQCPLCKKTFQKRPDLQINRTLREITEQFKSMKGGGGMGREKRCRGGDGEIPENFLFHGLKKKLPRPLPKLPAKRINEPKADLTLMATSVPNPSPVPNPPSGPPPPPPCYGRSSGRRRFTVTGAASGESIPICEIHHRGIMIYCRTDGVCICPNCETEEHQDHDTVTVEDEWLETKAQLSVSEQEIRHMIRQRIKKIEGLKKSVAEVELAVEGDTTGSVCLFSLLVSTIQRSQAELMEVMELSRRAAEHQAEVMIRQLELEVKELRSREKALAELAQLDDALQGVKAFPVLSDPPPTKDWSEVSVNTDLGTGTIYRALAAQVESFLKELKKAAETGFPAPVLEPSSVRTQPRVRRIQEYAVDVTMDDNTAHPRLILSGDMKSVRCGDRHQLLPDNPERFDRVVCVLGRPMISSGRHYWEVEVGGKTDWDLGVAKQSINRKGKVEVTPSNGYWFLSLRDKSKYAFRTEPSTDVQMNLQPQKIGVFVDYEKGQVSFYNVDSKLHIYTFNDTFSESIFPFFSPCTNKSGKNEGPLIITRVTLTE encoded by the exons ATGTCCTTACATGGCAGCTTTCTGTCCGATGAGCAGTTCCAGTGCTCCATCTGCCTTGATGTATTCGTTAATCCTTCATCCACACCATGCGGCCACAGCTTCTGCATGGCATGCATCAGCAGATACTGGGATGGCTCTAAG GTTTGCCAGTGTCCACTGTGTAAGAAGACTTTCCAGAAGCGGCCTGACCTCCAGATCAACAGGACTCTGCGAGAGATCACTGAGCAGTTCAAATCCATGAAAGGAGGTGGAGGAATGGGAAGGGAGAAAAGGTGTCGAGGAGGTGACGGTGAAATACCAGAAAACTTTCTCTTTCATGGATTAAAGAAGAAGCTGCCTCGACCTCTGCCAAAATTGCCTGCGAAACGGATTAATGAGCCCAAAG CTGACTTAACCTTGATGGCTACTTCAGTACCAAACCCCAGCCCAGTACCAAACCCCCCGTCTGgaccccctcccccacctccaTGTTACGGTCGCTCAAGCGGCCGGAGAAGGTTCACGGTGACAGGGGCTGCGAGCGGTGAAAGTATTCCTATCTGCGAGATCCATCACAGAGGAATAATG ATCTACTGTAGGACTGACGGAGTGTGTATCTGTCCTAATTGTGAGACTGAGGAACATCAGGATCACGACACAGTGACTGTAGAAGATGAATGGCTAGAAACCAAG GCTCAGCTAAGTGTGTCGGAGCAGGAGATCCGGCATATGATCAGACAGAGAATCAAGAAGATCGAGGGGCTCAAAAAGTCAGTGGCTGAAGTGGAG TTGGCAGTTGAAGGAGACACAACGGGCAGtgtctgccttttttctttgCTCGTGTCCACCATCCAGCGCTCCCAGGCGGAgctgatggaggtgatggagtTGAGCCGGAGGGCCGCTGAGCACCAGGCCGAGGTTATGATAcgacagctggagctggaggtGAAAGAACTGCGAAGCAGAGAAAAAGCCCTCGCTGAGCTCGCCCAGTTAGATGATGCCTTACAGGGTGTTAAG GCATTCCCGGTCCTCTCGGATCCTCCACCTACCAAAGACTGGTCTGAGGTTTCAGTGAACACTGACTTAGGAACCGGAACCATTTATAGAGCTCTGGCAGCTCAGGTGGAGAGTTTCCTGAAAGAGCTGAAGAAGGCTGCAGAAACAG GTTTTCCAGCCCCAGTCCTGGAACCCAGTTCAGTTCGCACACAGCCCA GGGTAAGAAGGATTCAGGAGTATGCAG TGGACGTGACCATGGACGATAACACTGCTCATCCCAGACTGATTCTGTCGGGGGACATGAAGAGT GTGAGGTGTGGAGATCGACACCAGCTGCTTCCAGATAACCCGGAGAGGTTTGACAGAGTCGTCTGCGTGCTGGGGAGGCCGATGATCTCCTCTGGGAGACACTACTGGGAG GTGGAGGTCGGCGGGAAGACGGACTGGGATCTAGGAGTGGCCAAACAATCGATCAACAGGAAGGGGAAGGTTGAAGTCACCCCAAGCAACGGATACTGGTTCCTCAGCCTGAGAGACAA GAGTAAGTACGCCTTCCGCACTGAaccctccacagacgtccaaaTGAACCTGCAACCACAGAAGATCGGGGTATTTGTGGACTACGAGAAAGGACAG GTGTCTTTCTACAATGTTGACTCCAAACTCCACATCTACACGTTCAACGACACTTTCAGTGAAAGCATCTTCCCATTCTTCAGCCCCTGTACGAATAAATCTGGAAAGAACGAAGGGCCGCTGATTATTACGCGAGTAACCCTTACAGAATGA
- the tkfc gene encoding triokinase/FMN cyclase yields MQLFKILLQPAVGSEKSKEKVQMEPKKKLINSADGCVDEALVGLVRASGGLSLLKGHRVVLRSDLDNLRGKVALLSGGGSGHEPAHRGYVGAGMLSAAVAGGVFASPPPASILAAILSLHNAGASGVLLIVKNYTGDRLNFGLAAEQARNHGVNVDMVIVADDCAFNQPSKAGRRGLCGTIFIHKLAGALAEEGFSLEQVVSKVTEVLKGIGTLGVSLSPCSVPGCLPSFELPPGEMELGLGIHGEPGIKRSQVASADEIVKTMIDHITNPDSQSHLSVNSGDSVVVCMNNLGALSCLEMAVVTRATIICLESRGVVVARVMSGSFMTSLEMAGVSLTLMKANQETLRLFDAKTAASAWPNLSSVSVSGRSYMIESQAMSTRPQDGTYSEGPLSPVMRKVLERVCAALLGKQEELNSLDRAAGDGDCGNTHAQAAKAIQEWLRDHVVPGCPGQLLSVLAGLVQEKMGGSSGALYSLFLTAAAGHVTEGRSNAAAWANAMHAGTQAMRRYGGADAGDRTMLDALCPAVDELMKLTKAPPGGEMAVLQNAVEKASSGAESTRDLTARAGRASYIAAERVTLPDPGAVAVAAILKAVLESLKG; encoded by the exons atgcagctttttaaaatcctgcttcAACCTGCTGTCGGAAGTGAAAAGAGCAAAGAGAAAGTCCAAATGGAG CCCAAAAAGAAGTTGATAAACTCTGCAGACGGCTGTGTGGACGAGGCTCTCGTCGGCCTGGTGAGGGCCAGCGGGGGCCTCTCTCTGCTGAAGGGCCACAGGGTCGTGCTCCGCTCTGACCTGGACAACCTGAGGGGCAAAGTGGCCCTGCTGTCCGGAGGGGGGTCAGGACACGAGCCGGCACACAGGG gTTATGTAGGAGCAGGAATGCTGTCTGCAGCTGTAGCAGGTGGAGTTTTTGCATCTCCTCCCCCTGCTAGCATCCTGGCTGCTATTCTCTCCTTGCACAATGCAG GAGCCTCGGGTGTCCTCCTCATTGTGAAGAACTACACCGGCGATCGCCTCAACTTTGGATTGGCCGCGGAGCAGGCCCGCAACCACGGCGTCAACGTCGACATGGTGATAGTCGCAGACGACTGCGCCTTCAACCAGCCCAGTAAAGCCGGGAGGCGGGGCCTGTGTGGCACCATCTTCATACACAAA CTCGCGGGGGCCTTAGCAGAAGAAGGCTTCTCATTGGAGCAGGTCGTTTCCAAGGTGACGGAGGTTTTGAAGGGGATTG GTACACTGGGCGTGAGTCTGTCTCCCTGCAGCGTCCCGGGCTGCCTGCCTTCTTTCGAGCTGCCGCCCGGAGAGATGGAGCTCGGACTGG gAATCCATGGTGAACCCGGGATCAAAAGATCACAG GTGGCTTCAGCAGATGAGATTGTAAAGACGATGATAGACCACATTACCAACCctgacagccaatcacatcTGTCCGTTAACTCAG GAGACAGTGTTGTGGTGTGCATGAACAACCTCGGAGCGCTGTCTTGTCTGGAGATGGCCGTGGTTACCAGGGCGACCATCATCTGTCTGG AGAGTCGTGGTGTAGTTGTTGCCAGGGTGATGTCAGGGTCGTTCATGACATCACTGGAGATGGCGGGCGTGTCACTGACACTGATGAAGGCCAATCAGGAAACACTGAGATTGTTTG ATGCTAAGACCGCCGCCTCGGCCTGGCCGAACctgagcagtgtgagtgttagCGGACGCAGCTACATGATTGAATCTCAAGCCATGAGCACACGACCACAGGACGGCACTTATTCTGAAG GGCCGCTGAGTCCTGTGATGCGTAAAGTGCTGGAGCGGGTTTGCGCTGCACTCTTGggaaagcaggaggagctgaacTCCCTGGACCGAGCTGCTGGAGACGGCGACTGTGGAAACACTCACGCACAAGCCGCTAAAG CCATTCAGGAGTGGCTCCGGGATCATGTGGTCCCTGGTTGCCCGGGACAACTGTTATCTGTCCTGGCTGGACTGGTGCAGGAGAAGATGGGCGGGTCTTCAGGAGCG TTGTACAGTCTGTTCCTGACTGCAGCAGCTGGTCATGTGACCGAGGGGCGGAGCAACGCCGCAGCCTGGGCTAATGCAATGCATGCTGGGACACAGGCCATGAGgag ATACGGAGGAGCCGACGCTGGAGACAGAACAATG TTGGACGCTTTGTGTCCTGCTGTGGACGAGCTGATGAAGCTGACCAAAGCTCCCCCTGGTGGCGAGATGGCTGTACTACAGAATGCGGTGGAA AAAGCGTCCTCAGGGGCAGAGTCCACCCGTGACCTGACAGCGAGGGCGGGGCGAGCCAGCTACATCGCTGCTGAGCGGGTCACCCTGCCCGACCCCGGCGCTGTGGCTGTCGCCGCCATCTTGAAAGCAGTGCTGGAGTCACTGAAGGGATAG
- the si:dkey-9k7.3 gene encoding circularly permutated Ras protein 1 isoform X2 codes for MSNPLRYEHLLSVLAAQLYTESTEKMEFACSHVVCHWRPDGEVPPPLPPRRLRKPRPTSLPLPPLPSFHPSPGPPSLPPPPPVPPRGDKQEGESKLTANVNVISLSIGKMVDISQASGLECFQSPVICGKCSAALSCLSSIQRNVWVCEFCGRANNVTNSEKACVGQRAGVHSDDIYLSSQSDDDYQNLEDTLVVFCVDISGSMSVTTEVTTSSGTAHISRLQSMQDALQRALTSLLQQSPHRRVALVTFNDDVVIYGDGTSTPLALNDWALVDYDHIWQQSVAYSIPHCIAETYDQLMQRVKDLSENGATCLGPAVLASVAMASRYPGSKVILCTDGKANIGLGEMEQSPSLSSSSIHSYFYRKLSLQAAGSGVIISVMTFEGTDCRLADIGRLADTTGGRVNMVSVGTVATEIQSASNDNVVVTGVMATLLAPDGMYFPYEDENNHKVVRDIGNVTKGLEITIQFAVKPELMEVFLQKSTLPFQVQLSFKTRDQQQVTRIITEQRPVTTFSRIQAGNLNTAVLGVHCAQLCARLTMDGRVQEAQRQLKAHQVLINQISKQRPIEQEENIYSNWMDTMTVICDDITTESQTLSDEAANVMYQMKRASSANNVTSEIQKNTMKKKKKALME; via the exons ATGAGCAACCCGCTGCGGTACGAACACTTACTTTCAGTTTTAGCTGCACAGCTGTACACAGAGAGCACGGAGAAG aTGGAGTTTGCCTGCAGTCATGTAGTGTGTCATTGGAGGCCTGATGGAGAAG TTCCTCCTCCGCTGCCTCCTCGTCGCCTCAGAAAACCTCGTCCTACATCtctgcccctcccccctctcccctcctttcATCCTTCACCTggtcctccctccctccctcctcctcctcctgtcccaCCCAGAG GCGACAAGCAGGAAGGAGAGAGCAAGCTGACGGCCAACGTCAACGTCATCTCTCTCAGCATTGGAAAAATGGTCGACATCAGCCAAG CCTCAGGCCTGGAGTGTTTCCAGAGCCCAGTGATTTGTGGAAAATGTAGTGCTGCCTTATCATGTCTGAGTTCTATTCAGAGGAAT GTTTGGGTGTGTGAGTTCTGTGGACGTGCCAACAACGTAACCAACAGTGAGAAAGCGTGTGTCGGTCAGCGCGCAGGTGTGCACAGTGATGACATCTACCTGTCCAGTCAGAGCGACGATGACTACCAGAACCTGGAAGACACACTGGTGGTGTTTTGCGTGGACATTTCTGGCAGCATGAGTGTCACGACAGAG GTTACAACAAGCAGTGGAACAGCACACATATCCAGACTACAG AGCATGCAAGATGCCCTCCAGCGGGCTCTAACATCCCTGCTGCAGCAGTCCCCCCACAGGAGAGTGGCCCTGGTCACGTTCAACGATGAT GTTGTAATATACGGTGATGGTACTAGCACTCCTCTCGCTCTCAATGATTGGGCATTGGTTGACTACGACCATATATGGCAACAGAGTGTGGCTTATAGCATCCCGCATTGTATTGCTGAGACCTACGACCAACTCATGCAGAGAGTCAAGGA CCTCAGCGAAAATGGGGCTACGTGTCTTGGCCCTGCCGTGTTAGCCTCGGTGGCTATGGCATCAAGATACCCTGGATCAAAG gTGATTTTGTGTACTGACGGCAAAGCCAACATTGGACTGGGTGAAATGGAGCAATCGCCCTCCCTGTCCTCCTCTtccattcattcatatttttacagaaaactgtCTCTACAGGCTGCTGGTAGTGG AGTCATTATATCAGTGATGACTTTTGAAGGTACAGATTGTCGCTTGGCTGACATTGGGAGACTTGCAGACACTACTGGAGGAAGG GTGAATATGGTGAGCGTCGGTACTGTTGCAACTGAGATCCAGTCAGCCTCGAATGACAATGTTGTTGTAACAGGAGTCATGGCAACCCTACTCGCTCCTGATGGGAT GTACTTTCCATATGAGGATGAAAACAATCACAAAGTAGTGAGAGATATAGGGAATGTGACTAAGGGACTAGAGATCACCATTCAGTTTGCTGTAAAACCAGAGTTAATGGAGG TTTTTCTACAGAAGAGCACTCTTCCATTCCAAGTCCAGCTGAGCTTCAAGACCAGAGATCAACAACAAGTCACTCGCATCATCACAGAGCAGCGACCGGTTACTACTTTTAG TCGGATCCAGGCTGGTAACCTCAACACTGCAGTGCTTGGTGTCCATTGTGCTCAACTCTGTGCCAGACTAACCATGGATGGCCGAGTGCAGGAAGCACAGAGGCAACTTAAAGCACATCAAGTCTTGATCAATCAGATCAG TAAGCAGAGGCCAATCGAACAGGAGGAGAATATCTACAGCAACTGGATGGACACCATGACAGTCAtctgtgatgacatcacaacagAATCTCAG ACTCTTTCTGATGAAGCAGCTAACGTAATGTACCAGATGAAGAGAGCAAGCAGTGCAAACAACGTTACAAGTGAGATCCAGAAGAACactatgaagaagaaaaagaaggccCTGATGGAATGA
- the si:dkey-9k7.3 gene encoding circularly permutated Ras protein 1 isoform X1 has protein sequence MSNPLRYEHLLSVLAAQLYTESTEKMEFACSHVVCHWRPDGEGPVPPPLPPRRLRKPRPTSLPLPPLPSFHPSPGPPSLPPPPPVPPRGDKQEGESKLTANVNVISLSIGKMVDISQASGLECFQSPVICGKCSAALSCLSSIQRNVWVCEFCGRANNVTNSEKACVGQRAGVHSDDIYLSSQSDDDYQNLEDTLVVFCVDISGSMSVTTEVTTSSGTAHISRLQSMQDALQRALTSLLQQSPHRRVALVTFNDDVVIYGDGTSTPLALNDWALVDYDHIWQQSVAYSIPHCIAETYDQLMQRVKDLSENGATCLGPAVLASVAMASRYPGSKVILCTDGKANIGLGEMEQSPSLSSSSIHSYFYRKLSLQAAGSGVIISVMTFEGTDCRLADIGRLADTTGGRVNMVSVGTVATEIQSASNDNVVVTGVMATLLAPDGMYFPYEDENNHKVVRDIGNVTKGLEITIQFAVKPELMEVFLQKSTLPFQVQLSFKTRDQQQVTRIITEQRPVTTFSRIQAGNLNTAVLGVHCAQLCARLTMDGRVQEAQRQLKAHQVLINQISKQRPIEQEENIYSNWMDTMTVICDDITTESQTLSDEAANVMYQMKRASSANNVTSEIQKNTMKKKKKALME, from the exons ATGAGCAACCCGCTGCGGTACGAACACTTACTTTCAGTTTTAGCTGCACAGCTGTACACAGAGAGCACGGAGAAG aTGGAGTTTGCCTGCAGTCATGTAGTGTGTCATTGGAGGCCTGATGGAGAAG gtccaGTTCCTCCTCCGCTGCCTCCTCGTCGCCTCAGAAAACCTCGTCCTACATCtctgcccctcccccctctcccctcctttcATCCTTCACCTggtcctccctccctccctcctcctcctcctgtcccaCCCAGAG GCGACAAGCAGGAAGGAGAGAGCAAGCTGACGGCCAACGTCAACGTCATCTCTCTCAGCATTGGAAAAATGGTCGACATCAGCCAAG CCTCAGGCCTGGAGTGTTTCCAGAGCCCAGTGATTTGTGGAAAATGTAGTGCTGCCTTATCATGTCTGAGTTCTATTCAGAGGAAT GTTTGGGTGTGTGAGTTCTGTGGACGTGCCAACAACGTAACCAACAGTGAGAAAGCGTGTGTCGGTCAGCGCGCAGGTGTGCACAGTGATGACATCTACCTGTCCAGTCAGAGCGACGATGACTACCAGAACCTGGAAGACACACTGGTGGTGTTTTGCGTGGACATTTCTGGCAGCATGAGTGTCACGACAGAG GTTACAACAAGCAGTGGAACAGCACACATATCCAGACTACAG AGCATGCAAGATGCCCTCCAGCGGGCTCTAACATCCCTGCTGCAGCAGTCCCCCCACAGGAGAGTGGCCCTGGTCACGTTCAACGATGAT GTTGTAATATACGGTGATGGTACTAGCACTCCTCTCGCTCTCAATGATTGGGCATTGGTTGACTACGACCATATATGGCAACAGAGTGTGGCTTATAGCATCCCGCATTGTATTGCTGAGACCTACGACCAACTCATGCAGAGAGTCAAGGA CCTCAGCGAAAATGGGGCTACGTGTCTTGGCCCTGCCGTGTTAGCCTCGGTGGCTATGGCATCAAGATACCCTGGATCAAAG gTGATTTTGTGTACTGACGGCAAAGCCAACATTGGACTGGGTGAAATGGAGCAATCGCCCTCCCTGTCCTCCTCTtccattcattcatatttttacagaaaactgtCTCTACAGGCTGCTGGTAGTGG AGTCATTATATCAGTGATGACTTTTGAAGGTACAGATTGTCGCTTGGCTGACATTGGGAGACTTGCAGACACTACTGGAGGAAGG GTGAATATGGTGAGCGTCGGTACTGTTGCAACTGAGATCCAGTCAGCCTCGAATGACAATGTTGTTGTAACAGGAGTCATGGCAACCCTACTCGCTCCTGATGGGAT GTACTTTCCATATGAGGATGAAAACAATCACAAAGTAGTGAGAGATATAGGGAATGTGACTAAGGGACTAGAGATCACCATTCAGTTTGCTGTAAAACCAGAGTTAATGGAGG TTTTTCTACAGAAGAGCACTCTTCCATTCCAAGTCCAGCTGAGCTTCAAGACCAGAGATCAACAACAAGTCACTCGCATCATCACAGAGCAGCGACCGGTTACTACTTTTAG TCGGATCCAGGCTGGTAACCTCAACACTGCAGTGCTTGGTGTCCATTGTGCTCAACTCTGTGCCAGACTAACCATGGATGGCCGAGTGCAGGAAGCACAGAGGCAACTTAAAGCACATCAAGTCTTGATCAATCAGATCAG TAAGCAGAGGCCAATCGAACAGGAGGAGAATATCTACAGCAACTGGATGGACACCATGACAGTCAtctgtgatgacatcacaacagAATCTCAG ACTCTTTCTGATGAAGCAGCTAACGTAATGTACCAGATGAAGAGAGCAAGCAGTGCAAACAACGTTACAAGTGAGATCCAGAAGAACactatgaagaagaaaaagaaggccCTGATGGAATGA